In Candidatus Beckwithbacteria bacterium, one genomic interval encodes:
- the rplV gene encoding 50S ribosomal protein L22, producing the protein MEIVAYQKSIRMTPRKLRLVADSVRSLHPSDALVQLQFIHKRAAKTLYKVLKQAISNAVNNHKLSEQDLVIKHILIENGPTYKRFRAGARGRARSILKRTSHIKFVLEAKELVKVEEHKETVKKEEKPVKKVKTEVKK; encoded by the coding sequence ATGGAAATTGTTGCATATCAAAAATCAATCCGAATGACACCCAGAAAACTACGCTTAGTAGCTGATTCAGTTCGGTCTTTACATCCAAGCGATGCTCTGGTACAGTTGCAGTTTATTCATAAACGGGCTGCTAAAACGCTGTATAAAGTTTTAAAGCAAGCCATTTCTAACGCAGTTAACAACCACAAATTGTCTGAACAGGATTTGGTGATCAAACACATTTTGATTGAAAATGGCCCAACGTACAAACGGTTCCGAGCTGGCGCCAGAGGTCGAGCCCGATCAATTTTGAAACGAACTAGTCATATTAAATTTGTCTTGGAAGCTAAAGAGCTAGTCAAAGTAGAGGAACACAAAGAAACTGTCAAAAAAGAAGAGAAACCTGTTAAAAAAGTAAAAACTGAAGTTAAAAAATAA
- the rpsS gene encoding 30S ribosomal protein S19, with translation MSRSSKKGPYIDEKLLKKVLAQKENGRKDVIKTWARASQIPPEFVGHTMGIHNGKVFLEVYITEAMVGHRLGEFSPTRTFRGHGKMVKRLITKT, from the coding sequence ATGAGTAGAAGTTCAAAAAAAGGACCATATATTGATGAAAAACTTTTGAAAAAAGTTTTAGCTCAAAAAGAAAACGGTCGTAAAGATGTGATCAAGACTTGGGCTCGAGCTAGCCAAATCCCACCAGAATTTGTTGGTCACACTATGGGAATTCACAACGGCAAAGTCTTTTTGGAAGTGTATATTACCGAAGCTATGGTAGGACACCGGCTAGGTGAATTTTCACCTACCAGAACATTTAGAGGTCATGGCAAGATGGTTAAACGACTTATTACCAAAACTTAG
- the rpsC gene encoding 30S ribosomal protein S3, producing MGKKVNPFGFRLGVLNTWKSRWFANRHDYRKLLLEDIKLREYLMDKLKNAGIVKVEIERSINVIKIFIHVNRPGVVIGKGGTGMEDLKKEIKKRLNIRENDSKAMKVDVKVEEVKNANIQARLIAQRIADQLIGRYPHRRAVTQAIERAMESGAKGIKIQLSGRIGGAEIGRSEKYSEGTVPTQTLRADIDYAEVPSLTRSGYVGIKVWVYKGERKIN from the coding sequence ATGGGAAAAAAAGTTAATCCATTCGGCTTTCGCTTAGGAGTTTTAAATACCTGGAAATCACGTTGGTTTGCTAACCGACATGATTACCGCAAACTCTTATTGGAAGACATTAAATTACGAGAATATCTGATGGATAAGCTGAAAAATGCTGGAATTGTTAAAGTTGAGATTGAACGATCTATTAACGTTATTAAGATCTTTATTCATGTTAATCGTCCAGGGGTGGTAATTGGTAAAGGTGGTACTGGGATGGAAGATTTGAAAAAGGAAATTAAAAAACGGCTCAATATCAGAGAAAATGACAGCAAAGCTATGAAAGTTGATGTTAAAGTTGAAGAGGTTAAAAACGCTAATATTCAAGCTAGGTTGATAGCTCAACGGATTGCCGATCAGCTGATTGGCCGTTATCCTCATCGCCGAGCTGTTACCCAAGCTATTGAACGGGCTATGGAAAGTGGGGCTAAAGGAATTAAGATTCAACTATCTGGCCGAATTGGTGGAGCTGAAATTGGTAGATCAGAAAAATACAGTGAAGGTACAGTTCCAACTCAAACCTTGCGGGCCGATATTGATTATGCTGAAGTACCATCTTTAACCAGATCAGGATATGTAGGTATTAAAGTTTGGGTGTATAAAGGGGAGCGAAAAATTAATTAA